Within the Miscanthus floridulus cultivar M001 chromosome 2, ASM1932011v1, whole genome shotgun sequence genome, the region CACAGCACGAATACATAAGGATGACCATATTGCACTACAAGAATGTATGTACTACAATATAGAAGCATTTCTTATTTGAAGACGACTCAAATTACCCTTTTTAAGAAATTGCGCAGGACACGTATAACATGCTAATTTTTCTACTGTCAGTCTTCTTGAGGTGGACAACTCAAGTCTTGACCCATTCATCAGGAGGATTTTTTGCTGTCTTGCAGTCGCTCAAATAGACTCCCATCGAACACGCCCCGGACAGTTTCTCGCTGCAACAAGCCATCTTTGTCCTTCGCCACGCTGTAGAGTAAATGCCATTCACCGATAGCAGCGATCCTGTGGATACACGATGTAATATTTCAATCTGGCACTTTGGGAACAAAACTTTTAAGCGCGACTACAAATATACCTATAGTAAATAGACAAtcaatggcaaaaaaaaaaaaaagatcaggGAAAAAGCTTAAAGTTTTGAAATGTACTCTGAAATACACTCCAGCCCTTTTAAAATATATATGGCACAATTGAATTTATGTTCAAACTTTAATCAACGATATTTATTCAATAGGTAGAGTGAAATAAATATTACTAGATCTGTCATGCAAAGTACTTTAAGCATGCATTGTAAGTATGCCTATTTGCACAAATGTCTATACAAAAGACGAATATCAAACGAATGAAAAAGGTCAACAGTGTCATACGTttaaaaatggagggagtatcgttagaatttgaaaatattacTTAGATGCTGTCAAGACTCGACTTTACAATTTTCCCAATAATCGAGTGTGGACATCAATGTTTTATTAAAAAAACTACCCATATTAAAAAAAAGCTACCCAATATAAAATAGTAACTGAAATTTGGTTAATTTAAGAATAGTACTTCTCAAGCATGTTGTTCTTACCAGCCAAGGAAATCATATATATTGCGGTTTGCCTTAAGCATCAAGTTCATCTCGTCTTTTGTCAACGCATCTGGATGAGTACGACCATACTTGCTAAATATAGCATCGAATTTTGATGGATCAAACCTGAACAAGATCAAGTTAAAAACTAGTTAAGAAATTTTATGTCGAGAATGAATTCAAATTTGTGGCCTTTCGGAAGAGAATAAGCAAGACATACCTCCCTTCCGTGTCATACGTTTCGGAATCACTCCCGTGTTTAGCCTTATGAATGTTCTTTATATGGACGGAGAGCAAAAGGGAGGGTAACCATCCCTACATTCAAAAAGAACATTTCTGTTTTAGTAAAATGTGCCACCGATCTTTGAACTTAGCTCAGCGTACCATCCAGGTGTCCAAACTTCCAAAATGTATATCTAGATTGCTAAACTTAATGATCATGTCATTTGAGATTATAATCACCAAAACTTGAGTTAATCTGTCTACATGACACATTAATTGCATGATGATATGGAACCAAAACATAGGATTCACATGCTGgtctcatttttttattttttttaaatagatCTAAaacctacaactttggtatagattGTGTCGAgaactacaattttgatatagatATCAAAACATCAAAGTGGCCGtttgaaaatccatatttttgaatttaaaaatccGAGAACTTAAAGTAAATATTAGGTCTCTAAACAAAcctcaaacaaaaaaaattgttaACTATAAGTTTTTATACTGACCCGAGAGGTACAACTTAAGTATAGACCATGTGAATACCCAataaggtcatttgaaaaaaaaaaactatttcaaAGTTTGAGAACTTAAAATGAATATTGGGCCTCTAACCTTctcaaatataaaagttgttaacTACAAGTTATAGATTGTATGGAGCCCTACAACTTCGCATGACAACCTTTGAAAATACCCTCATTTATAGAGACCCGACTCTGAAAATGGATTTATAAAGGTGGATCTTGACCATTAGGTCTTTAGATGATCTATAGAGACCACGGATCAAATAGGCTTATTATAACATTAAAATTCAGTTTCTCCAAAAAAAAATCGTTTCTTTTTGTAGTGGGAGTCACGCCAAGCACATAGATGTCACAGTGGATTACTTCTTGAAAATCTAGTTACACATACTTTGTTATTAAAACTTTGGATTCAAAAGGgataaataaaaatataaaataaagaaCAAAAAAATGGCCTCCTCCTGCTTGTTCGTTAAGAAAAAGGATGTCTAAAGCTAGATGAGCAGTCTAGCAAAGCTGCTGCCGAACAGCCAAAATAAAACATGTAGAGGTCCATGTCTAAAGCTAGATGAGCAGTCTAGGAAGGCTGCTGCGGAACAGCCAAAATGAAACATGTAGAGAGGTCCACAGAACGTTACCGGCTGAGTGGGATAACTCATGACGAGGTTGATGAAGAACCCCAAAACGAGGGATGTAAA harbors:
- the LOC136540379 gene encoding peroxygenase-like, with protein sequence MASPSSVAVSSLETEAPQAAVTRERKLNPDLQEQLPKPYLARAMVAVDADHPNGTEGRDPRGMSVLQQHVAFFDRNGDGIVYPWETFKGMRAIGCGFFTSLVLGFFINLVMSYPTQPGWLPSLLLSVHIKNIHKAKHGSDSETYDTEGRFDPSKFDAIFSKYGRTHPDALTKDEMNLMLKANRNIYDFLGWIAAIGEWHLLYSVAKDKDGLLQRETVRGVFDGSLFERLQDSKKSS